In Triplophysa dalaica isolate WHDGS20190420 chromosome 19, ASM1584641v1, whole genome shotgun sequence, the sequence ataattctgatatggtctcttaattttgtaTGTGGCATTTATACATATATGAAGTTCTCCCATTTCAGCTGCCTtaaattttttaagttaaattgaATTAGCTTTATTAGTCAGTTGAACTTAATTATATTGAAGTGACTTTATAAAAAACGAattgtaaaatacagtacaactAGATTTTTCAATTCTGTAATAAACAGTATAATTTAATCTCAATTGAATCTTAAAGAATCTTAAagctttgatttgatttaaaaaatttgtGTACAAGTGAAAATGTTGAATTGTggacaaatttaaaatgttttttgatgtaATGACACCTTTTGGTTGTGTTCTTAAATATGTCTCTATTAAGTGAAGTATTTTTTCCTGCAGTTACAAAGCTCCAGCAAAAGGTGACGGAGTGGACTATGTAAGAACAGAAGATGAGgtaagagaaaataaaaagggatttttattAAGGGTTCCAAGGGTTTAAGAAATCTCATCAAAAGTCTTTATAAAGAGAATAACTTTAACCTCCTTTACTCAATCTTCTCTTTCAGGGAGATTTCCGGCACAAATCCTCATTTGTCATTTGAGAGAGAGGCAAAGTCTCAAAAGACATTCAAAATTACATTGAAAGTGATTGGCGATTTACCTCGCAGACACAAATCCCCACACACAAAGGACATGAAGGCTGGAGCAAGAACAGCACGTGCCTTTATCAGGGCACATCGGCAATGACATCAACCGTATTAGCCAAAGGTGACAAATAATCCCAAATTTCCAGTCACTGTTTAACAGACACTAgatgtttcttgtttttatccTGCTTCTACTGCCCCAgactgttttaaattatttgccTTGGTAGTTGTAGCATCTCGTTAGTTGTAACAATTTGGTAGAATCCAATATTACTTTTCTGttaacttttctgttatttctaaaacatttgttttgtactAGCTGAACTATTTTTGatggaatatattttaaaatgcctatagaaaaatgatttacttttttaaatgtttgtaaaatacTAACCTACTTTTTTTAGACTACTTTGCTTGTGAGAAAAATGAATAACCATTTCTATCCCTGCATCCTCAGTTTTTGTCATCTATCACCCCAAAATAATGCAAAAGACAAATCGacatttagatgttttgtttcAGATTTCAAATCCTATCAAAAGCATATCCAGCTTCACCGATTTCAATCAAAGGTCTTATGTATTTACTATACTGCTGGGATTTTAATGTTAATAGTAAAACGACGTTCCATGTTCATGTGTGTAGATAGTCTTAGACTGCGAGTATCTTTTGGATAAACACCGGCAAAAAGCTGGAGAATTTTATGAAAGACCAGTGCTACGTATCATTGATTTTAAGTGTCCTTCTATGCTTACTGTTTATCTTGTATATAGTGAATATACTGTTTaggttgtttatttttttattttctctctttgtctttttcttatttGAGTGAGAAACACTCCATCTTACTTTTCATTATAACAGGGTTTATTTGTGGGGTTGTATATAGATCCACTGTGAGCTACACTGTGATTAGAAAGCTATCAGTTTAACCAAACATTGACAATTATTCTCAATGGGGCAAATATGAAGCTCTTTCCATGAAAAACTATTTAGACAAAGCCGGTCATGGTACAGAGAGGATCTGCCttgttaaatacatttgataGCATAAACCTACATCATATTTTGACTTGCAAAAAACTTTTCCTTTCATAGCAGTGATGATCATTTTTCATGCACAAATTCAACATGAAGAAGGTGTTAAGAGTACAATCATAACTAAACTCacctatgtttttttttatatgagaCCATGCATGACCTACCATGTGTTCATGTAACTTTTGTAAAGAACCATAAATCATTCCTCTTAAGTGCCTTCCTCTTTCACAATAGCCATGTGAAATCTattaaaatgcagtaaaattGACAGATTACCATGTCCAGGAAATATAGTACTATAACCACACCAgctgttaaaaaaagatttctgtCTTTTAACTATGTGGTTACTTactgttaaaggggtcatatcacGCATACAATTCACGTCAGTTCGTGGTGTGAGTTGACTAAGGTTCTGTAGTGTTCTTTAACACTACAGAACCAAAATGTCGGTGAAACTCTGATCTCACTAAGAGGAAATGtgacatttctttcttttgtaaacacaacagGGTTACAACTAAATGCGTGGAGTAATTGCATAAGATCATTCATTACTTGCATCACAGTTCCTAACCTCACCTGTGCTCAAATAGTTTACTTTACAGCTTTGTTCACACATAGCATCAATACAGGACTTCAGGAGTATTTTAACAAGTGGCCCTAGTCACACATGGCTTCCGTTGTAGCTGTTAATGGAAATTGATTTTTGAATTCACATTCATCACTCTCAAACCGCATCAATATTCAAAAAAGGTGTTTGAGAGGAATGATAACATTCTGCGCTCAAGATAATACGTTTAACACGCATATCTCATATAAAATAATggttttaatttgtaaatagaCATGTTGTCATTTGAGTAGATATTCCATTATGTATTAGTGCCTAAATGTAGAGTAAAGAGGGACAGAGGACTAGTGTTTCATTGGtaaatttttcttattttactaGCTAAATAATACCTATAATTACCTTCAATTAAGAACCTTAAAAGCAAGGTACTACATAACAAATGCTAGATCTCAACATGTCACTTGTGTACTGCGAGGGGAACAACAAATCAATTGTTTTGTGGGTTTACAAAAAGCAGGGAGAGCTGTACCAAATACTGACTGCCAAAAGACTATTATCTCCATTTCCACTACGATTCTGCTCccagttcttttttattttgtttgtttctcctgAGTAAGATTTTCGGAGACTGAGTTCAgatgtttttcacacattttagtttatttgcaGTTTGTGGTTGTTTTTGGAGACAGCTGGAATTTTAGATAAACATATTACACTCACTGAATTAAGTCCCATTGCTTTGGGAACGGTACAAATCCTGTGTGCATTCTTGAAAAGTATGTTTGTGATTAATAAAACTCACTTTCTAAAATCTCTATGTTCTCGTTGTGTTTTTCTGCATATTAATGTCTGTTGGTGGTTTTCCCTTCAAAATGCAACGGTAgagtcaattcaattcaagtttatttatatattgcttttcacaatgtgtattgtttcaaagcagctttacaggggcaaacaggaaaaacagaaaagttaaaacacagcacagtgcatggtatttatacaacgagtaagatcattctaataaataatatctaatttctaattaaataaataaatgaatgaatgaatgcagtctcccggtgagcaggccaacactgccctgctgtgaaTAATGTCATGTAAAACACACTTATTAGAAGACAAGCCTGTGCTGTTATTTTGAAGCCGAATGAGCTCCATTTTTTCTACATGTTTTGTTACATCTGTGTTCTGCCTTAACTTGATGTACATCTTTTATGTAAATGGCAGTTTTTGGAAAGATGATTACATCAGAGCTGATCAACGGttgtgaaacaaacattttttaattcccTTTTACTTTAACTTAATTATGTTTAAGTTAACGACAGATGCATTCCACTTAAACTCATGTCGTAACTTCTGTTAAGCTCTATGTGTCTGAAACAATCCCCCTGTTTCACCCAACCGGCGCCTCAGATAGGATTTGCACAGTAGGTAACGTTAACGTGATTAGCGGGCAGCAGAGCTCAAAGAGAATGGCTGAGGGCGTCTTCACTGCTGATCCACTCATCTAACTAGGTAAATCCAATGGGTTAATTACATCCAGCAAGCCAACATCTGACTGCACTTAACAGCTCGATTTCGGCACATGAATGAAGTCAAATAGTGCAGCTTCTAGTCTTAGCGGTAAACAGCGCACTCTGCTGGTGTGCACACGAAAAATCTTTTCTCCAGTAGACCACTACACAAGAACACATGTCTGTTCAGCTTATTCTGTAAATATATTGACTTATATCACAAACAAGTGAAAAACACTTATAGACAAAATGCGAAAAACAGGTTGCAATGTCTCTTATATTATTCCCATTCTGCACAATAGTATTTCATATATAtgcatcttttttatattttttttacattgtcttTATCTCCATTATAATTTGTCTTGTCATTTTGTTGAATGTGTACTAGATGCTTCCAACACCATAGCAAATTCCTGGGGTGCACACTTGGTAATAAAGCTCTACAGAAGTCCTCCatgttaaataatgcaaattatgaaacaaaaatgcaatCTCTATATAGCGAAACACAAAATTACGACGTAATAGGAATTATGGACAATCTTGTCCCATCCGCCCAGTTGATGGCAGTATGAATTTAATTTATCCATCCACTAAACCACAAGAGAAGAAGTACGAATCCTTATATGGGTCAGCGACGGGGTCAATACCGCATCATTTTTGTCACGCTGAAAACAGttgaaatcatattttgttattattgtaaggttaggATTAGTTTTGGGGAAGGTGAAGGCGTTAGTTAATGCaattaattgtaattatatggCGAGATTTTGCACCACTTCCGGGCGTGTATGTATCCCTTCGAGCAACAACGCAGCGCCGGCGATACCAAATCTCGCGTGATTTCACGCCAGAGTCAGACGTCATAACTCTTTGCGTTAGTGGAGAAAATTGCGGAGCTATATATACAGTGAGTACTTGTCAGTGTAGTATTTGACCGTTTATGCTTTTccgataaaataaatatgttatggCTGTTGTAGAACGACGTTGCGACGGATGCTTTGGTAAGATCTCAAATTCAGTTATCCTAATTGTGTGCTGCAAGATTGAGTCAATAGCTGTATGTCAACGTATAAGGAGATGCCTATCTAGAGAGCATGTGTGGGCTTTATAAACGCGTGGAGTACTTTGTGCAATACATCACAAGCGCTTATAGCATTTTTGCGCACTAGGCGCGTGCAACATAGTGCGCGCCTATGATGACCAGAAAGGCTGGTTAGGTGACAGCTCACGTGGTTTTGAGAACTATATCTCTTAAACGTATAGAGTGCTATAGCGCAGGAATGCTTAGTAAATAAACTGCATTGCTTAATAGGACATGAGGGTAAAGatacatatatattacattatttgtagttgTATCATGCTTTGGTCATACAGTTGTGTCAGCTGTGCTCAATAAATCTGGAATTAGATTATGCTAAACACAAAAACGATCAACGTTACagtatcaaataaaaatgtgccaGTTAGTAAATATCAATTAATAGTAAATAGACATTCACGTAAATATGGGAATCTCACAATAATATAAATGGTCATAAATCCCATCTCTAACACATGTGTTGTATTGACAGGATGGGCTGCGCAGACCTAATGTTATAATTTGCTCTGTGTGGACATCACCGCCACCGTGGAAGAAAACGGCAGCTCATGGCACCAGGCCTACACAACGTCGGGGTCCAGCCCCCTTCCAGCACCACCCGAACACTTGTGCAAGGCTTGTGGAGGCCAGTTTGACCCAGTTAGAACGGTAAATCAGCTTTCATTTACACCAATGTAATATCAGACTATTTTGCTGAGTTTATTTCAATGTTCACATAACTCTGTTATGTTCATAGCATGTCTGCGTGGACTGCAAAAATGCTTTCTGCAGCCACTGCTCCGTGCAGATGGATCTGGGGCCGCTGATGTGTCACGCCTGTCAGCGGCTCCATTGCACGTTTTTTGAGCGTGCGGAATTGATGCGACTGAAGGTAAAGGACCTCCGGGACTACCTCCACCTGCACGAGATCCCTACGCAGATGTGTCGAGAAAAGGAGGAGCTGGTGGAGCTGGTGCTGGCTCAACAGATTCCCAGGGGCGGTGCCGAGTCTCGTTCACAGCCGGGTGTAGTCGCTTTGCCACCTCATCCTCTTCAAGAGGAGGAGGATggggaagaagaagaggaggaggaggaggaggaggaggaggaggaagaagaagaagaagaaacgggagaggaggaggaggaggaggaagaagaggaagaagaagagggagaggaagaagaagagggagaggaagaagaggaggaggaagagggggaggatgaggaagaggtATGTGGGCCTTAAATGTCTAAATCTCATGCTTTTAAAGCATCGCCATTTTAGACTGAAAACTTTTGCAACAAATAATAGTCCTAACTTATTTTACATGCAAAACGTTTGCATGGTTTTTACTTATTGACTATTTTATCTATGGTTCAACCAGTCCACAGACAGTGAGGAAACACTGGTGCACAGCAGAAGAGCCTCCCTGTCAGACCTGAGCAGCGTGGAGGACATTGAAGGCCTCAGCGTGCGGC encodes:
- the zgc:171740 gene encoding E3 ubiquitin-protein ligase rififylin, giving the protein MDLGPLMCHACQRLHCTFFERAELMRLKVKDLRDYLHLHEIPTQMCREKEELVELVLAQQIPRGGAESRSQPGVVALPPHPLQEEEDGEEEEEEEEEEEEEEEEEEETGEEEEEEEEEEEEEGEEEEEGEEEEEEEEGEDEEESTDSEETLVHSRRASLSDLSSVEDIEGLSVRQLKEILARNFVNYQGCCEKWELMEKVTHLFNDQKDLHNLVSKTNKKEAEEAEEADPAEPSGQEDNLCKICMDFPIDCVLLECGHMVTCSKCGNRMNECPICRQYVVRAVHVFRS